One window of Nicotiana tomentosiformis chromosome 11, ASM39032v3, whole genome shotgun sequence genomic DNA carries:
- the LOC138901349 gene encoding uncharacterized protein, with product MLLYLPLRDHEEGNQTPTDINPKDREMDGRVIAYDSHQLKPHEKNYLVHNLELATIVHAIKIWSHYLYGKANVVVDALSRKVESMESLAFIPVGERPLAIDVQALAKALVRSDILEPISVLACVVSWSPLFGRIKACQYDDPHLLILKDTMQHCDAKKATICDDGVLRLQGQTFVPNVDGLRELILEEAYSL from the exons ATGTTATTGTATcttcctcttcgcgatcacgaagaaggaaaccagacaccaacTGACATCAATCCAAAAGAtagagaaatg gatggtagggtgattgcctatgattctcatcagctgaagccccatgagaagaactatctggtGCATAATTtagagttagcaactattgtacACGCTATCAAGATTTGgagtcattatttatatg gaaaggccaatgtggttgtggacgctttgagtagaaaggtggagagtatggAAAGTTTAGCAtttattccagttggggagaggCCTCTAGCTATTGATGTTCAGGCGTTGGCCAAAGCATTGGTGAGGTCGGATATTTTAGAGCCAATCAGTGTCCTTGCTTGTGTTGTTTCTTGGTCGCCCTTGTTTGGGCGCATCAAGGcttgtcagtatgatgatccccacttgcttatccttaaggacacaatgcaGCATTGTGATGCTAAGAAGGCGACTATTtgtgatgatggggtattgcgACTTCAGGGTCAAACTtttgttcctaatgtcgatggtttgagggagttgattcttgaggaggcttatAGTTTGTAG